A single window of Sphingobacteriales bacterium DNA harbors:
- the sucC gene encoding ADP-forming succinate--CoA ligase subunit beta — translation MNLHEYQGKELLKSYGVKIQEGIVAETLEQAQLAYQEVSKRSGSEGVVIKAQVHAGGRGKGGGVKFTPNFDSFKEKSAQILGMTLVTPQTGAQGKKVNKILIAQDVYYPGESETKEFYLSVLLDRNKECNAIIYSQEGGMDIEEVAEHTPEKIYKEWINPTVGIQPFQARRIAFNLGLEGQAFKEMVAFVLNVYKAYEQSDASLFEINPVLKTSDNQILAVDCKVNLDDNALYRHKDLEAQKDLLEEDPTELEATENELNYVKLDGNVGCMVNGAGLAMATMDIIKLSGGEPANFLDVGGTANAERVEKAFRIIMKDEHVKAILINIFGGIVRCDRVAQGVIDAYKNIGNIEIPIIVRLQGTNADIAKKMIDDSGLKVQSAILLSEAADLVKKAVA, via the coding sequence ATGAATTTACACGAATATCAAGGAAAAGAATTATTAAAATCTTATGGAGTAAAGATACAAGAAGGAATTGTAGCAGAAACATTAGAGCAAGCACAACTAGCATATCAAGAAGTATCTAAACGCTCAGGTAGTGAAGGTGTAGTTATTAAAGCACAAGTACACGCAGGTGGAAGAGGAAAAGGTGGTGGCGTAAAATTCACACCCAATTTCGATTCATTTAAAGAAAAATCAGCTCAAATATTAGGTATGACACTTGTTACACCACAAACAGGAGCACAAGGAAAAAAAGTAAACAAAATTTTGATAGCGCAAGATGTATACTATCCAGGCGAGTCAGAAACAAAAGAATTTTATCTATCAGTACTATTAGATAGAAATAAAGAATGTAATGCAATTATATACTCACAAGAAGGTGGAATGGATATAGAAGAAGTTGCAGAACATACACCAGAAAAAATTTACAAAGAATGGATAAATCCAACTGTTGGTATACAACCATTCCAAGCAAGAAGAATAGCATTTAATTTAGGCTTAGAAGGACAAGCATTCAAAGAAATGGTAGCATTTGTTTTAAATGTATACAAAGCTTATGAACAATCAGATGCATCATTATTTGAAATCAATCCAGTATTAAAAACATCAGACAATCAAATATTGGCTGTAGATTGCAAAGTAAATCTTGATGACAATGCATTATATAGACACAAAGACTTAGAAGCACAAAAAGATTTATTAGAAGAAGATCCAACAGAATTAGAAGCTACAGAAAACGAATTAAATTATGTAAAACTTGATGGCAATGTTGGCTGCATGGTAAATGGTGCTGGCTTAGCAATGGCAACTATGGATATCATAAAATTAAGCGGTGGAGAACCAGCAAACTTTCTTGACGTAGGTGGAACAGCAAATGCAGAACGTGTTGAAAAAGCATTTAGAATCATCATGAAAGATGAACATGTGAAAGCAATTTTAATCAATATATTTGGTGGAATCGTACGTTGCGATAGAGTAGCACAAGGTGTAATAGATGCTTACAAAAATATAGGAAACATTGAAATTCCAATCATTGTAAGATTACAAGGCACCAATGCAGATATTGCAAAGAAAATGATAGACGATTCAGGCTTAAAAGTACAATCAGCAATATTACTATCTGAAGCAGCAGATTTAGTAAAAAAAGCTGTAGCATAA